From the Salvelinus alpinus chromosome 12, SLU_Salpinus.1, whole genome shotgun sequence genome, the window GATTGCACGTGGATAAGTCCACACACTCCAGAAATACATTACAGCAAGATCCAAAACAAAGTGTTAACTCACTATTTCATGTCTCACACTTCACTGACATCAGTTCAACTAATGTTAGGATTGTTAATGCAACACATATGTAGCGTGAAAGTGAAAGCTTGAAATGAAATAATGATCACATTGTATCTTATGTAAAAagtgaagagagaaaaaaaatgtaagGGCTCACAGACgttgtgataaaaaaaaaagaaaaaaaaagtaatGAGTAAGTAACCAACTACAGTAAACAGTAAAATATTGGGTCATTTTGAACCCAGGTAGATAGACCAAGGCCTCGATTCAATCAGATCGAGTGTTAACCCACATTAGCCGACATCCGCATAGGGGATGTTTTGGCAGTGTTGGAGGTCCAGTATTACTGCGGTATGAGCTAACTAATCATGTGTGTCACCAACCCCTCCCTTCTTTATTATCCCTACCGTGTTTGTCCAAAACGGCGATAGAAAGTGTAGGCTCTATCCATGATAGAAATGATCCATGATAGATCTGTTGGATATAAAGTCGGGTGTGGTTTCGTTGCATTTAATGGCAGTGTCCGCGATAAGGTAACTCAaggagccgcttgtggatttgacagctctaacgcagttccacctccaaaACAACCGCTGTGTGAATGTAGCACGGATCTGATAGAATCTAGCCCCAAGTCTTATCTCAGATATTTAATCAGAGCATTACCACTAAAGGCTGCTGCTGGAACCCGCTTAAAGAGTCAGTCAGCATGGAAGTGGAAGTGAGAGTGTGAGGCTAGTGGGTACAGTGTGTATGGGATTGTcctgagtaggtgtgtgtgtgtgtgtgtgtgtgtgtgtgtgtgtgtgtgtgtgtgtgtgtgtgtgtgtgtgtgtgtgtgtgtgtgtgtgtgtgtgtgtgtgtgtgtgtgtgtgtgtgtgtttgttagtttTTTTTGGTACGGGGAGAGGTTATAAAGAGTTCTCCTCTGCTTTTCTGTGACTGAGGTAGACTGAAAGGCAAAGGGACTGAGGTGAGTTAAGGTCTTAATGAGGTTTATGTGTGTCAAGTAATATTGTGAATGTCAAAAACAGATCAGAAATACACAATAAAAATGGAATAATATCATAACTGAGTAGAATGACACATGAATCACACCTGAATAGCTATGTGCATAGCTATATTAAGGCAAAAAATCCCTGGGGACCATACTTGTGAACATTAGAACAAGTTTAAGTTTAAgcatcagccaattaaaatcgtTGATGTAGTTGTACGTGATCAAAGGCTACATGTTAGCTGTTCCCATTACATAACCTGGCACATGCTAAGCTCACCAGGTGGCTGTATAGCTCACCAGGTggctgtatatatgtatatttatatCTGGTTGAAATTCCGTATCAGCTAATTAAAATACATATTTGGACATGATCCAACACTTGTCCATGGAAGCGTCCTTAACAGAAGTCAAATGGCAGGATCTGCTATTCAGAGTTACTAAAACACACAAGCAACTTCAAGTGGACAATGAGCTCACAGTGTAGCCAGCCTGGCTCCTGGTACCGTTTGCGGCAAGTTTGAATCCCAGGTGAGATAATGTTTTTTCCTTTGAAATGTAGAATGACATATTGACTGATGCTTAAACTTAAACAAAAACGTGTTCTAATGTTCGCAAGTATGGCCCTCTAAGGTTTTAATAAGTGTGGTTAGAGCAATGTAGTAAAAACAAAACCTGATGTGTGATGTCATGTCACTGTTGAGTTCAGACTTAATTCTGTTCATGTTCATGTATTCCCATTCCAACGTATATCTAACAAAATATCCCCGTGTTTCTTCACAATCAGGACAGACAATTACGTTTGAGTCGAGCTCCTGTGTGACAATAGTGTCAAATGGGTCATGAATCTTGTCCCGGTAATGTGTTTTGAAATGTCAGTCAAATTTGATGACAGCAGCTgcatcctttaaaaaaaaaaactccccACCATGCCACCACCATTAACACCACAAACGcatacacgcacgcatgcacacgcacacacacacacatcaaccaaTCTCTGAACAGCCCCACCCACTGACCCGAATCCTAAGTAATCAATCAACTGACCAAAGCTATGCCCATCATTGACCCAGCCTCAGTGCTGGACAGACGCCAATCACAATACCACCATCAGGCCTACTGTTCTACAAAGCAGGGCTATTATCTGTTGTTTTGGAATCCTCATGACAATGGAGGTTGGATTGTACACCTCTTTGTCTCTGCCCAAACCTTGAGGTAGTTTTGTGGCACATTGTCTATTCCCCCTTTGCCACTTCCTGGGCTGGAGCCTGAGATGGCGAAGCCTCAGCGGGCAGAGACTGTGACTGTGAGGGGCCCTCAGTTTCTTCTGAAGGACTCTGTGACAAGACACAAAAATACcgacattagtgtgtgtgtgtgtgtgtgtgtgtgtgtgtgtgtgtgtgtgtgtgtgtgtgtgtgtgtgtgtgtgtgtgtgtgtgtgtgtgtgtgtgtgtgtgtgtgtgtgtgtgtgtgtgtgtgtgtgtgtgtgtgtgtgtgtgtgtgtgtgtgtgtgtgtgcgtgtacgtgtcCGTGTGCGAGAGTAATGATATACTTGTATGAGTGTGTACATGAGTGATGTGGGGAAATAGGTCTGGCTGTGAAACCAAGAAATGCTAGGGAGAAGACGGTTATGTCAGGAAACCAAGACGACAGGGGAAGAGAGCAGTTATATCAGGTTTCCCCTCTCAGCATTGACTCATTCTTCCCCTTCTCATGTCTGTGTCTGAAAGATGGAGTCTTAACGGTTTCAGTTCTTAATGTGTTTTAACCTCTTTGAAACTCGGCTCTGCAGTGAAAACTGTGATAAGATGGATGAGCGTGCTGAGTGACGTTGGCCTCTTTTTGTGCAAGCTGTTGGTGTAATCTGTTGATTCTCTGAAAGACGGTGCTGTATGAACGTAAGTGTCTCGTGcactccgccttatctcaggcCTATATTCACCTCCATGAAAGTAGCGCTCAAGTACAATAGGTAAGaggaaacattttagaaaaaaacATAATATGACCTATTATGCTGTACTAACAATATCTCTTACCTGCTGTTCCTGGATTACCTCTTGAACTACTTTCTGGGGCTGTGGAGAAGAAAAAAAGTGACAGAAGGAGAAGAGATAAAACATTCAACGAATCAGTAAAACTCTCCATCGCATAGCTCAGTGGTGGACAACTTCAATTGTGAAGGGGGTGCAATGTTTGTCTTGTAATCAGTGGCTGATTTAGACCTAGGACACCAGGTGAGGGGGATGCTCCTCCTGTCAATCaatgacatcagtcaggaaaaaCAGAGGGCCCTACTGCCCTTAAGGACTGGAGTTGTACATTCCCAGATTATGAAGAGAGATAGGAGTCTAGAGACATTTGAGATACATGTCTCATTACATTTGTGTGcatgagtgagtgtgtatgttaGTCCCATACCCATTTCCTTGGCCGGCCCCGAGGTCTTCTCTCCCCGACTGGCTCTACATTCTgacacagaaaggatggaggatAAAGCAGAGAATATTGTATTGTTTTTTATATAGACATAAGGCAATGTCTACTCACAACCGTATTCTTACAATTGTTATTTTCTGTTCAGCTCCTGTGCCTAGATTGACACTATTTTTATTGAATATTTCATAATAACTATATACATGAACATGAGAGGATGATCTTACCTTGGGTGTGGCACGAGGCCCCTTGTTCTTGCTTCCTCTGGGTCGTCCTCTGGGTCTCTTTGGGGTTGGGGGGCCAGTGGGCTCCTGGGGAGAGCAAGAGCAAAATAAGGAACTGCCATACGGTTGGTACTCTGAATCTACCCACAGCAAAAGCAGCCGTactccacaccacaccacaccacagttATTAAAATGAGCATTTGAGTTATTtcagtttcaaatcaaattgtatttgtcacatgccgaatacaacaggtgtagaccttacagtgaaacgcttacttacaagcccttaaccaacaatgcagttttaagaaaaataagtgtgaaGTAAAGAATTATAAAGATAACAATGTtaggattggggggggggggggggggggatgcaaatagtctgggtagtcatttgattagctgttcaggatgGCTTGTGGGTATAAGCTGTTAAGAAGCCCTTTGGACCGAGACTTGtagctccagtaccgcttgccgtgcggtagaagagaaagcactctatgacttgggtggctggagtctttgacaaatgttagggccttcctctgacaccgcctggtatagaggtcgtggatggcaggtagcttggccctagtgatgtactgggccgtacgcattaccctctgtagtgctttgcggtcggaggccgagcagttgccacaccaggcagcgatgcaaccagtcaggatgctctcgatggtacagtTGTAATGTTATTGTGTAATATAGAGTCCTATACAGTGTAATGAGTGTATGAGGTGTTGATGTGGAGGATGCTGTGGTGATCCAACCTGCTGTTGTTTTCGTGGGCGTCCCCGGCCCCTGCGTGGAGGTGTGGAGGCAGGTGATTGGGCCACTCCTGGCTGTGGTGACGGCTCCTTGGTCCCACTGTTGCTCATCCCTGTGTCTGTCCACCAGCGAAGTGAAATGGGGGTATGGGCTTGGATGCCCAGAGCTCAGGCCTCAGGGGAGAGGGTTAGGGAGGGGCAGACTTAGCCGTGATTGTTACCTGGGAAGTAAAAGGGGGCTTCAGGTTAGCTAGTCTCTGTTGCACAACATTTTTCTAGTAGGTCTACTGAAAAGGTATACAGTTTATACTATACATGTGCATACCATCGTGCATAATCTGTGTATGTGTAACAGTTTAattttagtccgtcccctcgccccgacccgacccaggcgaaccagggaccctctgcacacatcaacaacagtcacccacgaagcatcgttacccatcgctccacaaaagccgcttcccttgcagagcaaggggaaccactaatTCAAGgactcaaagcgagtgacgtcaccgattgaaacgctattagcgcgcaccaccgctaactagctagccatttcacatcggttacattcacccccctttcgacctcctcctttccCGCAGCAACCAGttatccgggtcacggcaccaatgtaacagtttaactttagtccgtcccctcgccccgacccgggcgcgaaccagggaccctctgcacacatcaacaactgtcacccacgaagcatcgttacccatcgctccacaaaagcctcggcccttgcagagcaaggggaaccactaatTCAAGgactcaaagcgagtgacgtcaccgattgaaacgctattagcgcgcaccaccgctaactagctagccatttcacatcggttacattcacccccctttcgacctcctcctttccCGCAGCAACCAGttatccgggtcacggcaccaatgtaacagattaactttagtccgtcccctcgccccgacccgggcgcgaaccagggaccctctgcacacatcaacaactgtcacccacgaagcatcgttacccatcgctccacaaaagcctcggcccttgcagagcaaggggaaccactaatTCAAGgactcaaagcgagtgacgtcaccgattgaaacgctattagcgcgcaccaccgctaactagctagccatttcacatcggttacattcacccccctttcgacctcctcctttccCGCAGCAACCAGttatccgggtcacggcaccaatgtaacagtttaactttagtccgtcccctcgccccgacccgggcgcgaaccagggaccctctgcacacatcaacaacagtcacccacgaagcatcgttacccatcgctccacaaaagcctcggcccttgcagagcaaggggaaccactaatTCAAGgactcaaagcgagtgacgtcaccgattgaaacgctattagcgcgcaccaccgctaactagctagccatttcacatcggttacattcacccccctttcgacctcctcctttctCGCAGCAACCAGTTATCCGGGTCACGGtaccaatgtaacagtttaactttagtccgtcccctcgccccgacccgggcgcgaaccagggaccctctgcacacatcaacaacagtcacccacgaagcatcgttacccatcgctccacaaaagcctcggcccttgcagagcaaggggaaccactacttcaaggtctcaaagcgagtgacgtcaccgattgaaacgctattagcgcgtaccaccgctaactagctagccatttcccatcggttacatactgtatgtaccaATGCGACTGGGTGCTGGACACGTTAATACAA encodes:
- the LOC139535493 gene encoding high mobility group protein HMGI-C-like, with translation MSNSGTKEPSPQPGVAQSPASTPPRRGRGRPRKQQQEPTGPPTPKRPRGRPRGSKNKGPRATPKNVEPVGERRPRGRPRKWPQKVVQEVIQEQQSPSEETEGPSQSQSLPAEASPSQAPAQEVAKGE